One Falco naumanni isolate bFalNau1 chromosome 15, bFalNau1.pat, whole genome shotgun sequence DNA segment encodes these proteins:
- the LOC121097794 gene encoding T-cell activation Rho GTPase-activating protein-like: protein MVMAYPTDSPLAVSATGWVKVMANRAGAPGEALSDAEPVLSADVRLTRGRKRSERRLLLLHEELVVAKLRTPERRKGARVTHLTSIKLLQKELSRRHAWRTVRARSLERLMEAQAEFGQPLAALCGEDNTLPRPIQELLAVLHQEGPMTEGIFRRAAGGTELRQLREALDRGTEVDVGSQPALLLAVILKEFLRSIPTKLLLIDLYEDWMAAMERASKQAKVEELKAVADKLPAANLLLLKRLMALLQHIGHNAATSRMSCSNLAICVGPNLLSPPNEDLLPLQAMLAVTEKKMRLLEQKL, encoded by the exons ATGGTCATGGCCTACCCCACAGACTCGCCCCTGGCCGTGTCGGCCACCGGCTGGGTGAAGGTCATGGCTAACAGGGCAGgggctcctgg ggaggctctCAGCGACGCCGAGCCGGTGCTGAGTGCGGACGTGCGGCTGACCCGGGGCCGCAAGAGGAGCGAGAGGCGCCTTCTGCTCCTCCACGAGGAACTGGTGGTCGCCAAGTTGCG GACACCAGAAAGACGCAAGGGAGCCCGCGTCACCCATCTGACATCCATCAAGCTCCTGCAGAAGGAGCTGAGCCGCCGCCACGCC TGGAGGACAGTGCGCGCCaggagcctggagaggctgatggaggcacaggcagag tttgggcagcccctggcagccctctgTGGGGAGGACAACACGCTGCCCCGGCCCATCCAG gagctgctggctgtcctgcaccAGGAAGGACCGATGACGGAGGGGATATTCCGCAGAGCTGCCGGCGGCACGGAACTTCGGCAGCTACGCGAGGCCCTGGACCGCGGCACGGAAGTCGATGTGGGAAgccagcctgcactgctgctggccGTCATCTTGAAG GAATTCCTGCGAAGCATCCCCACCAAGCTCCTCCTCATCGACCTCTACGAGGACTGGATGGCAGCCATGGAGAGGGCCAGCAAGCAAGCCAAGGTGGAGGAGCTGAAAGC ggTGGCCGACAAGTTGCCTGCGgccaacctcctcctcctgaagcGGCTgatggccctgctgcagcacatcgGCCACAACGCAGCCACCAGCAGAATGAGCTGCAGCAACCTGGCCATCTGCGTCGGGCCCAACCTGCTGAGCCCACCCAACGAGGACCTGCTCCCGCTGCAGGCCATGCTGGCGGTGACCGAGAAG AAAATGAGACTCCTAGAGCAAAAACTCTGA